One genomic segment of Kordiimonas sp. SCSIO 12603 includes these proteins:
- a CDS encoding septal ring lytic transglycosylase RlpA family protein, producing MMLTKKHIIAGALVAALGACSSNWSSPTPTSGGGGAPSGRYPNDNELPKGDQGVKRKVGTPYKVAGKWYHPKEDPYYDEVGYASWYGKDFHGKKTANGEYFNMNALTAAHKTLPLPTFVKVTNLSNGRSIILRVNDRGPFVGTRIIDISRRGAQLLGFQKQGVTKVRVQAVDENGNPPRGAPQPTQTTTLGDESHYIQVGSFSSRQNAKKQVQKLKRAGHKARAEQADASGRTLWRVRLGPFIKRITAEERLDRIVADGFYEARIFTETVK from the coding sequence ATGATGCTAACCAAGAAACATATTATTGCTGGCGCTCTTGTAGCCGCCCTTGGGGCCTGTAGTTCAAATTGGAGCAGCCCAACACCTACATCAGGTGGTGGTGGCGCTCCTTCTGGGCGTTATCCTAACGATAACGAGCTACCAAAAGGTGACCAAGGTGTAAAACGTAAAGTTGGTACCCCCTATAAAGTTGCAGGTAAGTGGTATCACCCAAAAGAAGACCCATACTATGATGAAGTAGGGTATGCTTCATGGTACGGGAAAGATTTCCACGGCAAAAAAACCGCTAATGGTGAATATTTTAATATGAATGCGTTGACGGCAGCGCATAAAACGCTTCCGTTACCTACGTTCGTTAAAGTTACCAATCTATCTAATGGCCGTTCCATTATACTGCGCGTTAACGACAGAGGACCTTTTGTAGGCACTCGTATCATTGATATATCACGTCGAGGGGCGCAGCTGCTTGGTTTCCAAAAGCAAGGCGTTACCAAGGTTCGGGTTCAAGCGGTTGATGAAAATGGCAATCCACCAAGAGGTGCACCTCAACCAACACAAACAACGACGTTAGGGGACGAAAGCCACTATATTCAGGTTGGATCTTTCTCTAGCCGTCAAAATGCCAAAAAACAGGTGCAAAAGTTAAAAAGAGCAGGGCATAAAGCCCGAGCGGAACAGGCTGATGCCAGTGGGCGCACTTTGTGGCGCGTGAGGCTAGGGCCGTTTATTAAACGAATAACCGCTGAAGAGAGACTTGACCGCATAGTAGCGGATGGGTTTTATGAAGCGCGAATTTTCACAGAAACTGTAAAGTAA
- a CDS encoding Rid family hydrolase: protein MKLFAAIAFTLSLSNTPVFCQDTASLNVVGKNKTAIIANERQKKGGYDGVFNYSPAVRAGDYIYASGVVAGAFGSEEPFGKEAFKASVRRALKGLEQTLKAGGADLNDVIKINTFHVFDSPHTTLSKHEQVLAVAEVKSEFIGEPHPAWTAVGTTALYPDKGLVEIEVVVYSPQKK, encoded by the coding sequence ATGAAATTATTTGCGGCTATTGCTTTCACATTATCACTTTCTAATACCCCTGTTTTCTGCCAAGACACAGCATCCTTAAATGTCGTAGGTAAAAATAAGACAGCTATTATCGCAAACGAACGACAGAAAAAAGGTGGATATGATGGGGTGTTCAACTATTCACCAGCAGTAAGGGCTGGGGATTATATATATGCTTCCGGAGTAGTTGCTGGTGCTTTTGGTTCAGAAGAACCTTTTGGAAAAGAAGCATTTAAAGCATCAGTTCGCCGCGCTTTGAAAGGGCTGGAGCAAACCTTGAAGGCTGGCGGTGCAGACCTGAATGATGTAATTAAAATCAATACTTTCCATGTTTTTGATAGCCCGCACACCACGCTCAGTAAACATGAACAGGTTCTAGCTGTTGCTGAAGTGAAAAGTGAATTTATTGGTGAACCACATCCTGCCTGGACAGCGGTTGGCACTACTGCTCTATATCCCGATAAAGGATTAGTGGAAATAGAAGTTGTGGTTTACAGCCCGCAGAAGAAATAG
- the queA gene encoding tRNA preQ1(34) S-adenosylmethionine ribosyltransferase-isomerase QueA, producing MNVELFNFDLPKENIALRPAVPRDSARMLVVNETTSDSNVAALANFLTDKDILVFNDTKVIPGRLFGKRGEAKIEVTLHKRESNTVWRVFARPAKKCRLGDELDFTGLKAKVTEIGESGERTIEFAVEDAAIWDALEAHGTMPLPPYIASQRDIDDQDLSDYQTVFAEEEGAVAAPTAGLHFTPELLASLEKKGVKTAGVTLHVGAGTFLPVKVDDTDDHKMHSEIGVVTEETATKLNEIRANGGRIVSVGTTSLRLLESAADDKGIIHPFNGSTDIFITPGYRFKAIDVLMTNFHLPKSTLFMLVSAFAGFERMKKAYATAIESGYRFYSYGDSSLLFPKKDEWHEA from the coding sequence ATGAATGTAGAGCTTTTTAATTTTGATCTTCCTAAAGAGAATATCGCGCTGCGCCCAGCGGTGCCGCGAGATTCTGCACGTATGCTTGTTGTAAATGAAACAACAAGTGATTCTAATGTTGCGGCCCTAGCAAATTTTCTCACCGACAAAGATATATTAGTCTTCAATGATACCAAAGTAATTCCAGGTCGTCTTTTTGGTAAACGTGGGGAAGCCAAAATTGAAGTAACCCTTCATAAACGCGAAAGTAACACTGTTTGGAGAGTATTTGCTCGACCAGCAAAAAAATGCCGGCTGGGTGATGAGTTGGATTTCACGGGCCTCAAAGCAAAAGTTACTGAAATTGGTGAAAGCGGTGAACGCACGATTGAGTTTGCTGTTGAAGATGCTGCTATATGGGATGCGCTTGAAGCACATGGTACTATGCCGCTACCACCTTATATTGCTTCCCAGCGTGATATTGATGATCAGGATTTAAGCGACTACCAAACCGTTTTCGCGGAAGAAGAGGGGGCCGTTGCAGCCCCTACAGCTGGTCTACATTTTACACCTGAGCTTTTAGCGTCTCTCGAAAAGAAGGGTGTTAAAACAGCTGGTGTTACGCTTCATGTAGGAGCTGGCACCTTTTTGCCAGTGAAAGTAGATGATACCGATGACCATAAAATGCATAGTGAAATAGGTGTTGTTACAGAGGAAACAGCCACTAAATTGAATGAAATAAGGGCAAATGGCGGCCGTATCGTTTCTGTTGGTACTACTTCACTTCGCCTTCTTGAAAGCGCAGCTGATGATAAAGGGATTATTCATCCTTTTAACGGCTCTACCGACATCTTCATCACTCCTGGTTACCGTTTCAAAGCTATTGATGTGTTGATGACAAATTTCCACCTTCCAAAATCAACGCTCTTTATGCTTGTCTCAGCCTTTGCAGGTTTCGAGCGCATGAAGAAGGCTTACGCAACAGCAATTGAAAGTGGATACAGATTTTACTCATACGGGGACAGCAGCCTCCTGTTCCCGAAAAAGGACGAATGGCATGAAGCCTAG
- the tmk gene encoding dTMP kinase translates to MPAQNNVPFITFEGGEGGGKSTQIKLLEEWLKEKSLNILRTREPGGCTGAELIRELVLTGDVDRWEPVTEALLYAAARAEHVARTIRPALADNKWVLCDRFEDSSIAYQGAGRGVGVKNVEQMQRLAFGNLKPTLTFLLDLPVEIGLKRAIGREGTKTANVEDRFERMDVSIHETLRATFLKLADAEPDRFIILDATKSIDELQEQIRATVVERFFL, encoded by the coding sequence ATGCCAGCACAAAATAATGTACCCTTCATCACCTTTGAAGGTGGTGAAGGTGGTGGCAAGTCAACACAGATTAAGCTCCTTGAGGAATGGCTTAAGGAAAAGAGCCTTAACATTCTTAGAACCCGTGAACCGGGTGGCTGCACCGGCGCAGAGCTTATCCGAGAACTTGTTCTGACCGGAGATGTAGACCGCTGGGAACCAGTAACGGAAGCGCTCCTTTATGCAGCAGCACGAGCCGAGCATGTTGCTCGCACCATTCGTCCAGCGCTCGCCGACAACAAGTGGGTACTATGTGACCGCTTTGAAGATTCGAGCATTGCATATCAGGGCGCCGGGCGAGGGGTTGGTGTTAAAAATGTTGAACAAATGCAAAGACTTGCGTTTGGAAACTTAAAGCCCACATTAACATTTCTTCTAGATCTTCCTGTTGAAATTGGCCTTAAACGTGCCATTGGCCGGGAAGGTACTAAAACAGCAAATGTAGAAGACCGCTTTGAGCGAATGGATGTAAGTATTCATGAAACACTTCGCGCAACATTCCTCAAGCTGGCAGATGCCGAACCGGACCGCTTTATTATTCTTGATGCCACAAAAAGCATTGATGAACTGCAAGAACAAATTCGTGCAACTGTTGTAGAGAGATTTTTCCTTTAA
- the tgt gene encoding tRNA guanosine(34) transglycosylase Tgt, with product MKPRFKYTVHATDGAARLGTIEMRRGEIRTPAFMPVGTAGTVKAMLPESVRSTGADILLGNTYHLMLRPTAERVHKLGGLHKFMNWDRPILTDSGGFQVMSLTELRKMSEEGVEFRSHLDGSKIMLTPERSMEIQRLLGSDIVMSFDECTPFPATEDVAKESMELSMRWAKRSREGFDSGEEHAARSALFGIVQGSVYEDLRYESIDKLADIGFDGYAVGGLAVGEGQEMMFKVLDFTMPRMMKDTPRYLMGVGKPDDIVGAVERGIDMFDCVMPTRSGRTGQGFTWRGAINLKNARHKDDDRPIEEACSCPACTQYSRAYVHHLIKSGEILGSMLLTWHNLQFYQDLMANLRDAIGEGRLTQYANSFRETYRMGDIDPL from the coding sequence ATGAAGCCTAGATTTAAATATACAGTTCATGCAACAGATGGTGCTGCTCGCTTAGGTACCATTGAAATGAGACGCGGGGAAATCAGAACACCCGCGTTCATGCCTGTTGGAACAGCAGGAACAGTCAAAGCCATGCTTCCCGAAAGTGTACGCTCTACAGGGGCTGATATCCTTCTGGGTAATACGTATCACCTTATGCTGCGTCCAACAGCAGAACGGGTACACAAGCTAGGCGGCCTCCATAAGTTTATGAACTGGGATCGACCAATTCTTACAGATTCCGGAGGATTTCAGGTAATGTCACTTACTGAACTCCGCAAGATGAGCGAAGAAGGGGTAGAGTTCCGCAGCCATCTTGATGGCAGCAAAATTATGCTTACGCCAGAGCGATCTATGGAAATTCAGCGTTTGCTGGGCTCTGATATTGTAATGTCATTTGATGAATGTACACCATTCCCTGCCACAGAAGATGTTGCTAAAGAATCAATGGAACTTTCCATGCGCTGGGCCAAGCGTTCACGCGAAGGGTTCGATAGCGGTGAAGAGCATGCAGCACGTTCGGCTCTCTTCGGTATCGTGCAGGGTAGTGTGTACGAAGATCTTCGTTACGAATCTATCGACAAGCTCGCCGATATTGGCTTTGATGGCTATGCTGTGGGCGGCCTTGCAGTAGGTGAAGGTCAGGAAATGATGTTCAAGGTGCTTGATTTCACCATGCCACGCATGATGAAAGATACACCTCGTTACCTTATGGGCGTTGGAAAGCCCGATGATATTGTTGGCGCCGTTGAACGCGGTATTGATATGTTTGACTGTGTTATGCCTACTCGTTCCGGGCGTACAGGCCAGGGCTTTACATGGCGCGGGGCTATCAACCTGAAAAATGCGCGTCACAAGGATGATGATCGTCCGATTGAAGAAGCATGCTCTTGCCCAGCTTGTACGCAGTACAGTAGGGCATATGTCCATCACCTTATAAAATCTGGTGAGATATTGGGGTCTATGCTTCTTACATGGCATAACCTTCAATTCTATCAAGATCTAATGGCTAATCTCCGAGATGCCATTGGGGAAGGCCGATTAACGCAGTATGCGAATAGTTTCCGGGAAACTTACCGTATGGGCGATATTGATCCTCTATAG
- the coaD gene encoding pantetheine-phosphate adenylyltransferase has translation MTEKRVGIYPGTFDPITNGHIDIFKRGLRLVDKLVIGVATNPSKNPMFTLDERVAMVDRECRHYAESIGVEFEVVPFDELLMKFAERVGASIIIRGLRAVADFEYEFQMTGMNYQINPEIETVFLMADPRYQTIASRLVKEVAKYDGNISSFVPKKVGYEVVEKVNLAK, from the coding sequence ATGACCGAAAAGCGTGTTGGTATTTACCCGGGAACCTTCGATCCTATTACAAATGGTCATATCGATATCTTTAAACGTGGCCTGAGGCTTGTTGATAAACTTGTTATCGGTGTTGCTACCAATCCAAGTAAAAACCCAATGTTTACCCTTGATGAGCGCGTCGCTATGGTTGACCGTGAATGCCGTCATTATGCAGAAAGCATTGGTGTAGAATTTGAAGTTGTACCGTTTGATGAACTTCTGATGAAGTTTGCTGAAAGAGTTGGTGCTTCCATTATTATCAGGGGCTTACGAGCCGTTGCTGATTTTGAATATGAATTTCAGATGACGGGTATGAATTATCAAATTAATCCTGAGATTGAGACCGTATTTCTCATGGCTGATCCTCGTTATCAAACAATTGCTTCACGTCTGGTTAAGGAAGTTGCGAAGTATGATGGTAATATCTCTTCCTTTGTTCCCAAAAAAGTGGGATATGAGGTGGTAGAAAAAGTTAACTTAGCCAAATAA
- a CDS encoding DNA polymerase III subunit delta' produces the protein MADTEESLELNPRHSELLLGHEAAERMFLEAFNSDRLHHAWLISGPKGVGKATLAWKIAKFLLTQTDKDDGPGLFGDDLPSEASSLNISPDHPDLHRIVSGGHGGLVIAERTENEKTGKLRNDIVINDIRKLISFYSQTSAEGGWRVAIVDAADEMNVNAANALLKILEEPPEKSIILLLAHAPGKLLPTIKSRCRALSLSTLPEDSVKAVLAGKFPELSIDDLTALTRLSEGAPGRAIELANNDGVGLYRKVSTHLSRFPRFNIPEIHILAGELAAVKADDKYHLFVNIYLGWIERMIRQSASNMPLPEILDGENDQMRRISASAGVDRWLDLWEKMGQMVARADAVNLDRKQVIVNLFTSLSAVAR, from the coding sequence ATGGCTGATACCGAAGAAAGTTTGGAATTAAACCCTAGGCATTCGGAGTTGTTGCTCGGCCATGAAGCCGCAGAACGCATGTTTCTTGAGGCCTTCAATAGTGACCGACTTCACCATGCCTGGCTTATTTCAGGCCCAAAGGGAGTGGGTAAAGCCACACTAGCATGGAAGATCGCAAAATTCCTGCTAACCCAAACGGATAAGGATGATGGGCCTGGTTTGTTTGGTGACGATCTACCGAGCGAGGCTTCTTCGCTAAATATCAGTCCTGATCACCCTGATCTTCACCGCATCGTATCTGGTGGGCACGGCGGGCTTGTTATCGCCGAACGAACAGAGAATGAGAAAACGGGTAAACTTCGGAACGATATTGTTATTAATGATATTCGCAAACTGATCAGCTTCTATAGCCAGACGAGTGCCGAGGGCGGTTGGCGTGTTGCAATTGTAGATGCTGCAGACGAGATGAATGTGAATGCCGCCAATGCGCTTCTTAAAATCCTCGAAGAACCACCTGAGAAATCCATTATTCTGCTGCTAGCTCATGCGCCGGGCAAGTTGTTACCGACTATCAAAAGCCGTTGCCGTGCTTTATCGCTTTCTACACTACCAGAAGATAGCGTGAAAGCCGTGCTTGCGGGTAAATTTCCTGAGTTATCTATTGATGATCTAACAGCCCTCACACGTTTGTCTGAAGGCGCGCCGGGTAGGGCAATTGAATTGGCTAATAACGATGGTGTAGGCCTATACAGGAAAGTATCCACCCATTTGAGCCGTTTTCCGCGTTTTAATATCCCCGAAATACATATCCTTGCAGGCGAACTGGCCGCGGTTAAAGCGGATGATAAATATCATTTGTTCGTAAATATTTACCTCGGCTGGATTGAACGCATGATCCGTCAGAGCGCCAGTAACATGCCCCTTCCAGAAATATTAGACGGTGAAAATGATCAAATGAGGCGTATTTCTGCATCAGCTGGGGTTGATCGCTGGCTGGACCTGTGGGAAAAGATGGGTCAAATGGTGGCACGCGCTGATGCGGTAAACCTTGACCGTAAGCAGGTGATCGTAAATTTATTTACATCCCTCAGCGCAGTCGCCCGATAG
- a CDS encoding peptidylprolyl isomerase yields the protein MTDNAEALQQDKENILYLDLDVAENARVTIAMRPDKAPNHVARVKELVREGFYDGTIFHRVIPGFMAQGGDPKGTGTGGSGTNIDAEFNSLPHLRGTVSMARAQTVNSADSQFFICLDRTPFLDNEYTVWGRVIGGMEYVDMIQKGEPPVNPSKIVRMQVAADVKE from the coding sequence ATGACAGATAATGCTGAAGCTTTACAGCAAGATAAGGAAAATATTCTATATCTTGATCTTGATGTAGCTGAAAATGCAAGGGTGACAATTGCGATGCGCCCGGATAAAGCTCCAAATCACGTAGCACGCGTTAAGGAACTCGTACGCGAGGGCTTTTATGACGGAACTATTTTTCACCGTGTGATTCCAGGTTTTATGGCACAAGGCGGAGATCCTAAAGGTACTGGCACAGGTGGTTCTGGCACTAACATTGATGCAGAGTTTAACAGCCTTCCACATTTACGCGGCACAGTATCTATGGCGCGTGCACAAACAGTGAACAGCGCAGATAGCCAATTCTTTATCTGTCTGGACCGAACTCCATTCCTTGACAACGAGTATACTGTTTGGGGCCGTGTAATTGGTGGTATGGAGTATGTAGATATGATCCAGAAGGGTGAACCACCAGTAAATCCAAGTAAAATTGTACGTATGCAGGTAGCTGCTGACGTAAAAGAATAA
- a CDS encoding lytic transglycosylase domain-containing protein: MSSFLKAVSISAIIAVSTAVLPIAAAAQDSDNVTEIHLRDDPAFIEWLEGVRTEGLERGIKVETLDMVLPTIAPVKKIIKRDRNQPEVKQTYARYLKSRVSDWRKGKGKAMMAEHEAALKAAAERFGVQPRFIAAIWGIETNYGTVPLSYSVFDAVATLAYDKRRAKRFRRELFAALEIIDQGHTTPENMKGSWAGAMGQPQFMPENYLKYAVDMDGDNKRDIWNSKADVFGSIANYLKSYGWADDQTWGRKVKLPKGGERSLQGKQADGISPDRWCKAYKSMGVWHDLQDWQALGVRRLDGTDLPSRSLPAALIVGDEGDDEGYLVYRNFCSVMRYNPSFKYALAVGLLSDIIDQK, encoded by the coding sequence TTGTCGTCTTTTCTTAAAGCTGTATCAATAAGTGCAATAATTGCTGTTTCTACTGCTGTGCTACCTATAGCAGCTGCGGCACAAGATTCTGATAATGTAACAGAGATTCATCTACGCGATGATCCAGCTTTTATTGAATGGCTAGAAGGCGTTAGAACGGAAGGCCTTGAACGAGGCATTAAAGTCGAAACCTTGGATATGGTTCTACCTACCATTGCCCCAGTTAAAAAGATTATAAAACGAGACAGAAACCAGCCAGAAGTAAAGCAAACTTATGCTCGCTATTTAAAAAGTCGTGTAAGCGATTGGCGGAAAGGTAAAGGCAAGGCCATGATGGCTGAACACGAGGCTGCATTAAAGGCTGCAGCTGAACGGTTTGGAGTGCAGCCACGTTTCATTGCCGCGATATGGGGTATCGAAACGAACTATGGTACAGTACCGCTATCCTACAGCGTTTTTGATGCGGTTGCGACACTCGCTTATGATAAGCGCAGAGCAAAACGCTTTCGTAGAGAGTTATTTGCCGCCTTGGAGATAATTGACCAAGGCCATACTACACCTGAGAACATGAAAGGTTCCTGGGCCGGAGCTATGGGCCAGCCACAATTCATGCCAGAAAATTACCTTAAATATGCTGTTGATATGGATGGTGATAACAAGCGAGACATCTGGAACAGTAAAGCGGATGTCTTTGGTTCTATTGCTAACTATCTCAAGTCTTATGGCTGGGCAGATGATCAAACTTGGGGGCGTAAAGTAAAGCTACCCAAGGGCGGCGAAAGGTCATTGCAAGGTAAACAAGCCGACGGTATTTCGCCAGATCGTTGGTGTAAAGCCTATAAAAGCATGGGAGTTTGGCATGATCTTCAAGACTGGCAAGCTTTAGGTGTACGCCGGCTGGACGGCACAGATTTACCAAGCCGCTCATTGCCTGCTGCGCTTATTGTAGGCGATGAAGGAGATGATGAAGGTTATCTGGTGTACCGGAATTTCTGCTCTGTAATGCGCTATAATCCAAGCTTTAAATATGCGCTGGCGGTTGGGTTGCTATCGGATATTATTGATCAGAAATGA
- a CDS encoding D-alanyl-D-alanine carboxypeptidase family protein: MIKQFWARLLLISLTVMGLASIANAQQMATPARHAVLLDASTGSILFEKDADTSFPPASMSKLMTVYLAFEAIKEGEMRLDDEVTVSDEAWRNWNNRGSTMFLKARDVVTVADLLRGIIVLSGNDACAVLAEHMAGSEEIFVEWLNAKAIELGMNGSQFKNVNGWPAEGHVMTARDLANLSLHLVNDFPNLYPMFAEREYLYKDFRSNRYNRNPLLGRFAGADGLKTGHTEESGYGLAGSAEREGRRLVVVVGGLDSSAARSRESQRLLQYGFRNFSHYPLFRAGETVDYAEVWLGGEATVPLLISDDLAITMSRRQRAQMKVSIEYTNPIAAPIQKGAKVGTLKVEMPGRATVTRDLVAGETIDEVGGLGKIGAAFEYMLFGSAGAKKPEPN, from the coding sequence ATGATTAAGCAGTTTTGGGCAAGGCTCCTACTAATTTCACTAACAGTTATGGGCTTGGCAAGTATTGCTAACGCACAACAAATGGCAACGCCGGCTCGTCATGCAGTTTTGCTTGATGCTTCGACAGGTAGCATTCTCTTTGAGAAAGATGCCGACACGAGCTTCCCTCCGGCATCAATGAGTAAGCTGATGACAGTTTATCTTGCTTTTGAAGCCATTAAAGAAGGTGAGATGCGCCTTGATGATGAGGTGACAGTTTCAGATGAAGCATGGCGCAACTGGAATAACCGCGGTTCGACTATGTTCCTGAAAGCCCGTGATGTTGTAACTGTTGCCGATCTCCTTCGTGGTATCATTGTACTTTCTGGTAACGATGCTTGTGCAGTACTCGCTGAACATATGGCAGGCTCAGAAGAGATATTCGTGGAATGGCTTAATGCTAAGGCTATTGAACTTGGTATGAACGGAAGCCAATTCAAGAACGTAAACGGTTGGCCTGCCGAAGGTCATGTAATGACGGCTCGTGATCTTGCTAATCTATCCCTGCATTTGGTGAACGATTTCCCAAATCTTTACCCAATGTTTGCTGAACGTGAGTATCTCTATAAAGACTTCCGCTCTAACCGCTATAACCGCAACCCGCTTTTAGGCCGTTTTGCTGGCGCCGATGGCCTTAAAACAGGGCATACAGAAGAAAGTGGATATGGTCTTGCAGGATCAGCTGAACGTGAAGGACGCCGCCTTGTAGTGGTTGTTGGCGGCCTTGATAGCTCAGCGGCTCGTAGTCGTGAAAGCCAGCGTCTCTTGCAGTATGGTTTCCGTAACTTTAGCCACTATCCATTATTCCGTGCTGGCGAAACTGTTGATTATGCTGAAGTATGGCTCGGCGGGGAAGCAACTGTACCGCTTCTGATCTCAGATGATCTCGCGATTACAATGTCCCGCCGCCAGCGTGCTCAAATGAAGGTATCAATCGAATATACAAACCCGATTGCTGCACCAATTCAAAAGGGCGCGAAAGTAGGTACATTAAAAGTTGAAATGCCTGGGCGTGCGACAGTAACCCGCGATCTTGTCGCTGGAGAAACCATTGATGAAGTTGGTGGTTTAGGTAAAATTGGCGCAGCCTTCGAATATATGCTGTTTGGTTCTGCTGGCGCGAAGAAGCCGGAGCCTAACTAA
- the metG gene encoding methionine--tRNA ligase: MFKSLRETMTDKSSFYITTPIYYVNDVPHIGHAYTTLACDVLARFKRLDGYDVMFLTGTDEHGQKVEKSAEKAGVAPLEFCDRVSARFQDLAKAMNFSNDQFIRTTEERHKKSVQHLWERLVEKGFIYEDKYAGWYSVRDEAFYAESELIDGEGGEKLAPTGAPVEWVEEPSYFFKLSAFEDKLLELYDGQDDFVMPKSRLNEVRSFVKGGLEDLSISRTTFNWGVPVPNADGHIMYVWIDALTNYLTAVGYPDVDGIDYQKFWPANVHMVGKDILRFHAVYWPAFLMAADLPLPNRVFAHGWWTNEGQKISKSLGNVIDPFELIETFGLDETRFFLMREVPFGNDGDFSRQSFVHRANADLANGLGNLSQRTLSMIHKNCEAKLPAPGELAAEDTELLSGIEAVLETVRGHMDKQAFHLALEAIFAQAAAADRYITTQEPWKLRKTDTARMETVLYVLAEAIRMLGILIQPIMPEAADKLLSQISVTNRGFDQLNEAGRLQPGIDIPKPKGVFPRLELPEAAE; this comes from the coding sequence ATCTTTAAAAGTTTGAGAGAAACAATGACTGATAAGTCGTCTTTTTACATTACGACGCCAATCTATTATGTGAACGATGTTCCACATATTGGCCATGCTTATACGACCCTTGCATGTGATGTTCTGGCCCGCTTCAAGCGGCTGGACGGTTATGATGTCATGTTTCTTACAGGCACAGATGAGCACGGACAAAAGGTTGAGAAATCAGCTGAGAAAGCTGGTGTAGCACCGCTTGAATTTTGTGACCGTGTTTCAGCGCGCTTCCAGGATCTGGCGAAGGCAATGAATTTCTCTAACGACCAATTCATTCGCACAACCGAGGAACGTCATAAGAAATCAGTACAGCACCTTTGGGAACGCCTAGTTGAAAAAGGGTTCATTTACGAAGATAAATATGCCGGCTGGTACAGCGTGCGTGATGAAGCCTTTTATGCTGAATCTGAACTGATTGACGGCGAGGGCGGAGAGAAGCTTGCCCCAACGGGCGCGCCGGTTGAATGGGTTGAAGAACCAAGCTATTTCTTCAAACTTTCTGCCTTCGAGGACAAGTTGCTTGAACTTTATGATGGTCAGGACGATTTCGTAATGCCGAAATCCCGCCTCAATGAAGTTCGCAGCTTTGTAAAAGGCGGTCTGGAAGATTTATCTATTTCCCGTACAACATTTAACTGGGGCGTACCTGTACCAAATGCCGATGGCCACATTATGTATGTGTGGATTGATGCTCTTACCAATTATCTAACAGCAGTTGGATATCCTGATGTTGATGGTATTGATTACCAAAAATTTTGGCCAGCAAATGTCCATATGGTAGGTAAAGATATTCTGCGTTTCCACGCGGTTTATTGGCCTGCTTTCCTTATGGCAGCTGATTTGCCGTTGCCAAACCGCGTATTTGCGCACGGCTGGTGGACAAACGAAGGCCAGAAGATCTCTAAATCTCTCGGCAATGTCATTGATCCATTCGAACTTATTGAAACCTTCGGCCTTGATGAAACTCGTTTCTTCCTGATGCGGGAAGTACCATTTGGTAATGACGGTGATTTCTCTCGTCAGTCTTTCGTTCACCGGGCGAATGCTGATCTTGCGAATGGCCTTGGCAACCTGAGCCAACGCACACTTTCAATGATCCATAAGAACTGTGAAGCGAAACTACCAGCACCAGGTGAACTTGCTGCGGAAGATACAGAACTTCTTTCGGGTATAGAAGCTGTACTGGAAACTGTACGCGGCCATATGGATAAACAAGCCTTCCATCTGGCTCTTGAAGCTATCTTTGCACAAGCAGCTGCCGCTGATCGCTATATCACCACGCAGGAACCTTGGAAGCTCCGTAAAACAGATACAGCACGCATGGAAACCGTGCTTTATGTCCTCGCGGAAGCTATTCGTATGCTCGGTATTCTTATTCAACCGATTATGCCCGAAGCAGCAGACAAACTTTTAAGCCAGATCAGCGTTACAAACCGTGGGTTTGACCAGTTGAATGAGGCAGGGCGCCTTCAACCGGGCATTGATATACCGAAGCCAAAAGGCGTGTTCCCTCGCCTTGAATTGCCAGAGGCCGCTGAATAA